The genomic segment GAAAAAAGTTTACAGAAACAGCGCGACCGTTGGAAGTTAGATGTTGTTGTAATTGATCCGGGACACGGAGGTAAAGACCCGGGCGCAATCGGTGTTACCAGAACTAAAGAAAAAGATATTACATTGGCAGTTGCTTTAAAATTAGGAAAGCTTTTGGAAAAAAATATACCCGATGTGAAAGTAGTTTATACAAGAAAATCGGATGAATTTGTAGAGCTTTTCAAAAGAGGACAAATTGCCAATCAGGCGAACGGGAAGCTCTTTATTAGTTTGCATTGCAACGCGGCGGCGCGCAAGCTGCATACTGTAAAAGGTTTTGAAGTATATTTATTGCGTAAGGGAAAAACAGAGCACGCACTTAAAATTGCTGAACGGGAAAATGCGGTTATTCAATACGAAGAAGGTTACGAAAACCGGTATCAGGAATTAACAGAAGAAAATTTTATTCTGTTGACGATGGCTCAAAGCGCCTACTTAAAATACAGCGAGCGATTTGCCGAAATTTCTACGCAACAAGTAGAGCGATATACTAATTTAGAAATTCAAGGTGTGAAGCAGGCAGGTTTTTTTGTTCTCGTTGGCGCATCTATGCCGAATGTGCTGGTCGAAATGGGTTATCTCTCGAATCGGAGCGATGAAAAATTTTTGAAGTCATCCGTTGGACAAAACAAAATTGCAGAATCTCTGTTTCATGCAATTCAAATTTACAAGACGGAATACGAACAATCGTTGGACGAAGGTAAAACTATGGGGGCGAAGGAGTGAGAGTGCAAATTTATTTTTTCTTACTCTTATTCACACTAATCGGGTGCAGATCAGACCGATCAAAGTATGTTGAAGCGTTTCTCAAAGTAAAGGATGATTTAGGACGTGAAGTAATTATTAAAGAGAAGCCAAGCCGAATTATTTCACTGGCACCTAACATTACAGAAATTTTGTTTGCACTCGATAGCGGAAAAACTTTAGCAGCGGTTACCGATTATTGTGATTATCCACAGGCAGCGAGTACGAAACCGAGTGTCGGCGGAATGATAGCTCCAAATTTTGAAAAAATCTCGGAAATAAAACCCGACTTGATTTTAATGACAGTTGAGGGAAATAACCAAACTGATTTTAACAAACTTTTAAATCTAAATTATACAGTTTATGTTTTAAAACCCAAAAATATAGAAGGAATTTTTAAATCGATTTTAGATTTAGGTAGAATTATTTCTGCTGAAGGTTCTGCCAATCAATTAATTATTGAGATGAGAAGAAAGCAGGGCATAATCATGAATGAAAGGCGCACGCAAACACTGCCAAAAGTGTTTATCGTAATTTCGCTTCAGCCCTTGATAAGTGCCGGTAAAGAAACATTCATAAATGAACTTGTAACTTCTGCAGGCGGCATCAATATAGCAGCCGAATCGCTGCTGCAATATCCGATTATCAACAGAGAGGAAGTCCTGAAACAAAATCCCGATGTAATCATCGTGATGAGCGATGGTGCAAAAAGTATAGAAGATGTTGTAAATCGATTTCCTGAATGGAAGAAAACAGAGGCATTTAAGAAACACAAAATAAAAATAGTAGATGCAGATATACTGTCCCGACCCGGACCCAGAATTATAGATGGGTTAAAGTTTATTGCATCAGTAATTTTTTAAAAGTATATTAACATACAATAAAAACAATAAAGGAGAAAAACGATGTTAAGCAAAACTTTACAAAACACGATTAATAATCAAATACAAGCCGAAATGTTCTCATCATATCTTTACCTGTCGATGTCGGCATATTGTGAAATGAACAATTTTTTAGGTGCCGCTAAATGGTTTAAAATGCAATCCGAAGAGGAGTGGGGTCACGCGATGAAGTTCTATGGCTTCATAATAGAACGTGGCGGCAAGATTACACTAAAAGCAATTGACGAACCGCAGCTCGACTTTAAGTCGCTGTTAGGCGCATTCGAAGAAACGTTAACACACGAGAAGAAAGTTACTGCCCTGATCAATAAACTTTATGAACAATCCTTAAAGGAATCCGATTATGCTACACAAATATTTTTACAGTGGTTCATAACCGAGCAAGTAGAAGAAGAGGCAAATGCTATCGCGATCATTGAGCGTATTAAAATGGTGGGTGAAAAAGCAAGCTCATTATTATGGATAGATAAAGAATTAGGCAAGCGTGCAAAAGAATAAATACTGTGAAGGTATTACTGATCTTACAGGAACTGACCAAAAAGTAATATTTCTTAGTGCTTCTCAGTGAACTTCATGGTCTTAGTGGTAAAAATATTAGTTTTATTAAAGAGAATAAAACATTCACCACAAAAGACACAAAGGGCACAAAGGTTCACAAAGACTTTCAAGACAACCCCTCGATCAGTGATTCATTTTCAAATAGTTCAGTTAATCTAAATAGTTACCCCTTAAAAAGTCGTTCTTAGAGCTAAACTTGACTTTGATGATCCAAAAAGCACCCGCAAGACGTAAAGGCGATGATTATTTTTCAAATGACTAATTCGTTGTCGCTTTTTTCTTGGGAGTGATTACTTCCGTTTCTCCAATTGCTTTACGTGGTTCGTTTTCATAAAAGCGTTTGTATTGTTCAAGCGCTGGTTGCAACGTATGACCGTCATAATCGTTTTTCTCTCTAATTCTCGCACTAATCGCCCAGCAATGGTCTTGATTTTTCGTTCCGCTTTCTGTCCGTGTTTTTGCTGCTTTATCGTGCGACTATACAATTTATTATCTGTCGGAAAGGTAATGTTCTTTTCTTGTACTGCCGTATCAACGCATACCTCTTTTTCCTTTCCATCTTTACCATTTAAACGTACACTCTTTTTCAATATCAACTCCATACCTGTTGTCCCTATGCGATTGCGAAAGTGCACTAACTCACTCGGATCACAAGGCTTGACTGTTACGAAACTTGTCATACCACAAAAATATTGATAGTATGAATAATCCAATCACTAATCGAATTGGTTTAGCAGGGCGTCACTGATCTGGCCTGTAGTGTTTAGAGAACTCGGCTTCAAATATTTGCCAGTCGATTTTATCCGCTAAAACGTATAGACAGAAAGTTATTTGTGTAGAATCGGCTTCTTTAGGTATCATATTTTCTGCAAGTTTTTTTGACATTTGTTTAGTTTTCTCGGTAAATTAAAACGTTTTGGCGTTTTTAAGGGGTAACTATTGCAAGCCATTCGGTTTCGCTCATTTCTGTCTCTTCCGGTAAAAGAATAAGTACCCGCACTTTTGTCGGAAAAGCTATCGCTACTGCTTCGTCTAAGTGAACATTGTTTGGCGAATCAATTGTTCCTGTAGTTTCAATGATTTTTGTTGAGATTTCCATCTCTTTTTGCTCCATTAAGTTTAATATTGTATTCTATTTCAATTTACCAATTCATTTTGTGAATTTCAAGAAAATTTGATGGGGTTTATTCCTTTTTAGTGTTTTTGTTTAAATCTCTCAATTTGTCTATATTTACCACATCTTTATGTCTATCTTAATTAAAAACGGTCGTGTTGTTACTGCTTCGGAAAATTTTCTTGCCGATGTATTTATCGAGGACGAGAAGATTACGAAAATCGGTACTAATCTAAATCTCTCAGCTGCCACAGTAATTAACGCAACGAATAAGTATGTAATCCCTGGTGGTATAGATGTTCACACACACATCGATATGCCGTATGGCGATATAAAATCGACAGACGATTTTGAAACTGGAACCATTGCCGCTGTCTTTGGCGGAACAACGACGATCATAGATTTCGCAGTTCAATCTAAAGGACAATCGCTTTTAGAAGCATTAAATATCTGGAAACAAAAAGCAAGCGGTAAAGCTCTTATCGATTATGGCTTTCACATCATCATAACAGATGTGAACGAAAAAATTCTCGCTGAACTTGATGAAGTTGTTACCGAAGGTGTTACAAGTTTTAAATTGTTCACAGCGTATCCCGGCAGATTGATGCTGAATGATTCAGAAATATTCAGAGTAATGCAGCGAGCGAAGAACAACGGTGCTTTGATAATGATGCACGCAGAGAGTGGTTACGTAATAGACAGTTTAATTCAACAAGCCCTCGCTCAAGGAAACACTGATCCGATTTATCACGCTCTTACTCGTCCCCCTGCGCTTGAAGGCGAAGCTACAAACCGAACCATCGCACTTGCAAAAGTTGCCGATGTGCCGGTCTATATTGTGCACGTAACGTGTAGCGAAGCTATTGATGCTATCAAGAAGGCACGAGCGCAAGGACAAAAAGTATTCGGTGAAACTTGTCCGCATTACTTATTGCTTAGCGAGGATGATTTAAGAAAACCTAACTTTGAAGGTGCGAAATATGTTCTTTCGCCGCCGTTGCGCGAACACAAACATCAGCGGATACTTTGGGATTCGCTTAGTGATAATATTTTACAAACAATTGCAACTGACCACTGCCCCTTTAACTTCAAGAAACACAAAGAGTTAGGGCGGAATGATTTTACAAAAATACCAAACGGTGCACCCGGAATCGAGAACCGACTACAACTAATGTTTGAATACGGTGTTAAACAAAACAGAATCTCTATAAACAGATGGGTGGAATTAGTATCAACAAATCCTGCAAAAATATTCGGAATGTATCCGCAGAAGGGAGCGATTGCTGTCGGCAGCGATGCCGATATTGTAATCTGGAATCCTAACACTGAACACACAATCTCAGCACAAACTCATCACATGCGTGTCGATTACAATATGTTTGAAGGTTTCAGAGTTAAAGGCAACACCGAAACAGTTATCTCAAGAGGTGAAGTGATAATCGAAAAAGAAAAATTTCTCGGTAAGCCGGGCCGAGGAAGGTTTATTAAACGCAATCCGTTTGGTAGCTTATAGCATGTGGAATTACTTATTTGAAATCCAACTCATCCCCCCACCAGGATTTGATAGGGGATGAGTTCGAAATATGAAAAGATCAAAATAAATCCAAAATCTAAAATCTAAAATCTAAAATCCCAATATGTCTCTACCATTATCCAAAATCCGTGTTCTTGATTTTACAAGAATCTTATCCGGTCCTTATTGCACAATGAAGTTAGGCGATATGGGGGCTGAAATTATTAAAATAGAAGCGCGCGGTTCGGGCGACGATACCCGCTACTGGGCTCCGCCTTATGTCGGCGATGAGAGCGTTTACTTTTTGAGTGTCAACAGAAACAAACAAAGTATTACACTCGACCTGAAATCTAAGGAAGGCAAAGAAATCGTTAAGAAGCTTATTCGGAAGAGCGATATAGTTGTAGAGAATTTCCGGGCCGGTGTAATGGAGAAATTGGGATTCGATTTTAAGTCGGTTAAAAAGCTAAACCCTAAAATTATTTACTGCTCAATTTCCGGTTACGGACAAACAAGCGAGCAAAGCAATCAACCGAGTTTCGATTTGGTTGTTCAGGGAGAATCCGGTTTTATGGATATAACAGGATTTCCGGACGGCAGTCCGACAAAAGCAGGAGTTTCACTTGCTGACATTGCAGCAGGACATGCAGCGTTTGAAGGAATACTACTCGCATTGTACCAAAGGCAAAACACCGGGAAAGGGCAATGCATTGATATTAGTTTGTTGGACAGTTTGATCTCAATGTTTACGTTTCAATCACAGATTGCGTTATCAACAGAGATAACACCTAAACGAAAAGGAAATTTGCATCCGACAATAACTCCTTACGAAACATTCGAGACGAAGGACGGTTACATAAACATAGCAGCGGGTAACGAAGGGCTTTGGAAAAATTTCTGCAAAGCGATAAACCGGACTGACTTGTTAACTGTCGAAAAATTTATTGTTAACCCAAAGAGGGTTGAAAATCGAGTAGAGTTACAGAAGGAATTGATACCAATTCTAAAGCAGAAAACAAGCGATGAATGGTTCAAAATTTTTGCTGAATATGATGTGCCCGTTGGAAAAATTAACACGGTGAAGGAAGCTCTAAACTTACCAACTGTAATCGGCAGGGAAATGGTAATAGAGTTAAATCACTCAACAGTTGGTAAGATGAAGACGGTAGGAAACCCCATAAAGCTTAGCAGCGTAAAGAGTTATAA from the Bacteroidota bacterium genome contains:
- a CDS encoding CoA transferase, whose protein sequence is MSLPLSKIRVLDFTRILSGPYCTMKLGDMGAEIIKIEARGSGDDTRYWAPPYVGDESVYFLSVNRNKQSITLDLKSKEGKEIVKKLIRKSDIVVENFRAGVMEKLGFDFKSVKKLNPKIIYCSISGYGQTSEQSNQPSFDLVVQGESGFMDITGFPDGSPTKAGVSLADIAAGHAAFEGILLALYQRQNTGKGQCIDISLLDSLISMFTFQSQIALSTEITPKRKGNLHPTITPYETFETKDGYINIAAGNEGLWKNFCKAINRTDLLTVEKFIVNPKRVENRVELQKELIPILKQKTSDEWFKIFAEYDVPVGKINTVKEALNLPTVIGREMVIELNHSTVGKMKTVGNPIKLSSVKSYNYKPAPTLGEHSDKILKQIGYSKKEIEKLKSQKVV
- a CDS encoding cobalamin-binding protein; protein product: MQIYFFLLLFTLIGCRSDRSKYVEAFLKVKDDLGREVIIKEKPSRIISLAPNITEILFALDSGKTLAAVTDYCDYPQAASTKPSVGGMIAPNFEKISEIKPDLILMTVEGNNQTDFNKLLNLNYTVYVLKPKNIEGIFKSILDLGRIISAEGSANQLIIEMRRKQGIIMNERRTQTLPKVFIVISLQPLISAGKETFINELVTSAGGINIAAESLLQYPIINREEVLKQNPDVIIVMSDGAKSIEDVVNRFPEWKKTEAFKKHKIKIVDADILSRPGPRIIDGLKFIASVIF
- the hydA gene encoding dihydropyrimidinase translates to MSILIKNGRVVTASENFLADVFIEDEKITKIGTNLNLSAATVINATNKYVIPGGIDVHTHIDMPYGDIKSTDDFETGTIAAVFGGTTTIIDFAVQSKGQSLLEALNIWKQKASGKALIDYGFHIIITDVNEKILAELDEVVTEGVTSFKLFTAYPGRLMLNDSEIFRVMQRAKNNGALIMMHAESGYVIDSLIQQALAQGNTDPIYHALTRPPALEGEATNRTIALAKVADVPVYIVHVTCSEAIDAIKKARAQGQKVFGETCPHYLLLSEDDLRKPNFEGAKYVLSPPLREHKHQRILWDSLSDNILQTIATDHCPFNFKKHKELGRNDFTKIPNGAPGIENRLQLMFEYGVKQNRISINRWVELVSTNPAKIFGMYPQKGAIAVGSDADIVIWNPNTEHTISAQTHHMRVDYNMFEGFRVKGNTETVISRGEVIIEKEKFLGKPGRGRFIKRNPFGSL
- a CDS encoding ferritin — encoded protein: MLSKTLQNTINNQIQAEMFSSYLYLSMSAYCEMNNFLGAAKWFKMQSEEEWGHAMKFYGFIIERGGKITLKAIDEPQLDFKSLLGAFEETLTHEKKVTALINKLYEQSLKESDYATQIFLQWFITEQVEEEANAIAIIERIKMVGEKASSLLWIDKELGKRAKE